The following proteins come from a genomic window of Coffea arabica cultivar ET-39 chromosome 11c, Coffea Arabica ET-39 HiFi, whole genome shotgun sequence:
- the LOC113715697 gene encoding GSH-induced LITAF domain protein-like: MGSKNEEPAIGIPYNAAYQYPHEAPMPPPHQNQSYYVGQNPYQSGAIPPSALVGDPKGIPIQQTIFRDTPAPFNCPHCASSGLTTLRSKPSLAAVVGCMMPMMLGVCFLCPSMDCLWHKYHYCPSCGEKVADFEKPDPCLVMDPPQWTQASFALPA; the protein is encoded by the exons ATGGGTAGCAAGAATGAGGAGCCGGCGATCGGTATACCCTACAACGCTGCCTACCAATACCCCCACGAGGCCCCTATGCCGCCGCCCCACCAAAACCAGTCCTACTACGTTGGCCAAAACCCTTATCAATCCGGCGCCATCCCACCCAGCGCCCTCGTCGGCGACCCAAAAGGCATACCCATTCAGCAGACTATTTTCAGAGACACCCCTGCCCCCTTTAACTGCCCTCACTGTGCTTCTTCTGGTCTCACAACCCTCAG ATCAAAACCCAGTTTGGCAGCCGTTGTTGGTTGCATGATGCCTATGATGCTTGGAGTTTGCTTTCTTTGTCCTTCCATGGATTGTCTCTGGCACAAGTATCACTATTGCCCGAGTTGCGGAGAGAAG GTTGCTGACTTTGAGAAGCCGGATCCCTGTTTGGTGATGGATCCTCCTCAGTGGACACAAGCGAGCTTTGCACTGCCTGCATAA